In a genomic window of Alphaproteobacteria bacterium:
- a CDS encoding phospho-N-acetylmuramoyl-pentapeptide-transferase: protein MFYNILFPLHYYVSFFNLFGYVTFRTGGAIMTSLIICFLIAPRMIAWLKMKQKEGQPIRDDGPETHFKKAGTPTMGGLMILISVSISTILWADLANPFVWLALLVMVGYGAIGFADDYLKLTKKNPKGLSGKRKLAAQFGISFLVTIGIMFALPDAFSTHVAPPFFKNVLFNLSWFFIPWSMLVIVGSSNAVNLTDGLDGLAIVPVAIVAACFGLIAYLAGRQDFSEYLFIPFIPGTAELAIICGALIGGAMGFLWYNAPPAAIFMGDTGSLAMGGLLGAISVMVKHEIVLAIVGGLFVLETVSVIIQVASFKLTGKRVFAMAPIHHHFEKKGWSEPTIVIRFWIIAMILALIGLATLKLR from the coding sequence ATGTTCTATAATATCCTCTTCCCCCTGCATTATTACGTCAGCTTTTTCAACCTGTTCGGTTACGTCACCTTCCGCACGGGCGGCGCCATTATGACGTCCCTGATTATCTGCTTCCTCATCGCCCCGCGTATGATTGCGTGGCTCAAGATGAAACAGAAAGAAGGCCAGCCGATCCGCGACGACGGGCCGGAAACCCACTTCAAGAAGGCCGGAACCCCGACCATGGGCGGCCTGATGATCCTGATTTCCGTAAGCATCAGCACGATTCTCTGGGCCGACCTCGCCAATCCCTTCGTCTGGCTGGCTCTGCTGGTGATGGTCGGCTACGGCGCCATCGGCTTTGCCGACGATTACCTGAAACTCACCAAGAAAAACCCCAAGGGGCTATCGGGAAAGCGCAAGCTGGCCGCGCAGTTCGGAATTTCCTTCCTCGTGACCATAGGAATTATGTTCGCCTTGCCCGATGCCTTCAGCACCCACGTCGCGCCGCCCTTCTTCAAGAATGTGCTGTTTAACCTGTCATGGTTTTTCATCCCCTGGTCGATGCTCGTCATCGTCGGCTCGTCCAACGCGGTCAATCTGACCGACGGACTTGATGGTTTGGCCATCGTTCCCGTGGCCATTGTTGCTGCCTGTTTCGGCCTGATTGCTTACCTCGCGGGACGGCAGGATTTCTCCGAATACCTCTTTATCCCCTTTATCCCCGGTACGGCGGAACTCGCCATCATCTGCGGCGCTCTGATCGGGGGTGCCATGGGCTTCCTCTGGTACAACGCCCCGCCCGCAGCCATCTTCATGGGTGACACAGGCTCACTGGCGATGGGCGGACTTCTCGGCGCGATTTCCGTCATGGTCAAGCATGAAATCGTTCTGGCCATCGTCGGCGGCTTGTTTGTTCTGGAAACCGTGTCGGTCATCATTCAGGTGGCTTCATTTAAACTGACCGGCAAGAGGGTCTTCGCCATGGCCCCAATCCACCACCATTTCGAGAAAAAAGGCTGGTCGGAGCCGACCATCGTCATTCGTTTCTGGATTATCGCAATGATTCTGGCCCTGATCGGGCTGGCAACCCTCAAGCTCCGCTGA
- the murG gene encoding undecaprenyldiphospho-muramoylpentapeptide beta-N-acetylglucosaminyltransferase: MNDSPDNIPLILISSGGTGGHMTPAAALSHDLAARGNKLALITDERGKKFTGMFPENMPVHVIRAGTVGGGPAGKFRGLVNLGAGLVQAWRIVSDLEPDLVVGFGGYPSFPGVFVAQKQRIPAIVHEQNAIIGKANCYLARQAERIALSFPDLTGLEKDERMRAVITGNPVRAEIAALHKTPYPKPQAGGPLNILVMGGSLGASVFSKVVPQTLAQLLSEYKKRLNVVQQCREEDLEPTAFAYKDSGINAEVASFYNDMAERLAAAHLVICRSGASTVAEVTAAGRPAIFVPYPHHKDQQQKRNADHVADGGGAWMMTEDGFTPEALLARLTAFLQNPAVLGEAAEKCRAFGKPDAAHKLGNLVKSVVSGPGY, from the coding sequence ATGAACGATTCTCCCGACAATATTCCCCTGATCCTGATCAGCAGCGGCGGGACAGGCGGGCACATGACGCCTGCGGCGGCGCTGTCGCACGATCTGGCGGCGCGGGGCAACAAATTGGCTCTCATCACCGACGAGCGCGGCAAAAAATTCACCGGAATGTTCCCGGAAAATATGCCGGTCCACGTCATCCGCGCTGGCACCGTGGGCGGTGGCCCCGCCGGAAAATTCAGGGGGCTGGTCAATCTCGGTGCGGGCCTCGTGCAGGCTTGGCGCATCGTCTCCGATCTTGAGCCGGACCTTGTGGTCGGATTTGGCGGCTATCCGTCTTTCCCCGGTGTCTTCGTGGCGCAGAAGCAACGGATTCCCGCCATCGTCCACGAGCAGAACGCGATTATCGGCAAGGCGAATTGTTACCTCGCCCGGCAGGCCGAACGCATCGCGCTGTCCTTTCCCGATCTCACAGGGCTGGAGAAGGACGAACGGATGCGCGCCGTGATTACCGGCAATCCGGTCCGCGCCGAAATCGCCGCATTGCACAAAACGCCATATCCGAAGCCGCAGGCGGGCGGACCGCTGAATATTCTGGTGATGGGCGGTTCTCTGGGCGCCTCGGTCTTCAGCAAGGTGGTTCCACAGACCCTCGCGCAGCTTCTCTCGGAATATAAAAAACGCCTGAATGTCGTCCAGCAATGCCGGGAAGAGGATCTGGAGCCAACAGCCTTCGCCTATAAGGACTCCGGAATCAACGCCGAAGTTGCGTCCTTTTACAACGATATGGCCGAACGTCTGGCCGCCGCGCATCTGGTGATCTGCCGCTCGGGGGCCAGCACCGTGGCCGAGGTCACGGCGGCGGGCCGCCCCGCGATTTTCGTACCCTATCCGCACCATAAGGACCAGCAGCAGAAGAGGAACGCCGACCATGTGGCCGATGGCGGCGGGGCGTGGATGATGACCGAGGACGGTTTCACCCCCGAAGCATTGCTTGCAAGATTGACCGCTTTTCTGCAAAATCCCGCTGTTTTGGGCGAGGCGGCAGAAAAATGCCGCGCCTTCGGCAAACCGGACGCCGCCCATAAGCTGGGGAACCTGGTGAAGTCCGTAGTGTCGGGACCGGGCTACTAG
- a CDS encoding cell division protein FtsW, translating into MSAASQDIQPFSRADRSFLGAWWWTVDQSILLSVLILALIGVAMVSTASPPVAQLLEVEDYYFLKRQIIFLVPALILMIGISMLPPRTIWRMCSLALIMGIVALVMTLFVGTEIKGARRWLPILGMSVQASEFVKPAFIVVSAWLIALQKVSWARVGGVRQKAGRAFTLNEAPLNGYFFVVGLYILIIALLMLQPDLGMSVVVTLVLGTQVFLSGLRLRYLALILLLSPIVLGGAYLGFDHVRSRVDRFFNPESGDTYQVDQSLAAFRNGGLTGTGPGQGTVKLNLPDAHADFIFPVAGEEFGILFVLFLIGLFLFIVLRGFKRLLQAEDMFPILAVGGLLTLFGLQAFVHMGSSVHLLPAKGMTMPFISYGGSSLLSLGASMGIVLALSRRQGRMTAARAGLIRSSFAVQDKGEETRESEV; encoded by the coding sequence ATGTCAGCCGCCTCGCAGGACATCCAGCCCTTCTCCCGCGCCGACCGCTCGTTTCTGGGCGCGTGGTGGTGGACGGTCGATCAGAGCATCCTCCTCTCGGTCCTGATCCTGGCCCTGATCGGCGTGGCGATGGTCTCGACCGCCAGCCCGCCCGTCGCGCAGCTATTGGAGGTCGAGGATTACTATTTCCTCAAGCGCCAGATCATCTTTCTGGTTCCGGCCCTCATACTGATGATCGGCATTTCGATGCTCCCGCCAAGGACAATCTGGCGGATGTGCAGCCTTGCCCTGATTATGGGGATTGTAGCGCTGGTTATGACTCTTTTTGTCGGAACCGAGATCAAGGGTGCCCGCCGCTGGCTCCCGATCTTGGGGATGTCCGTCCAGGCCAGCGAATTCGTTAAACCCGCCTTCATCGTCGTATCCGCCTGGCTGATCGCCCTGCAAAAAGTGTCCTGGGCGCGGGTCGGCGGCGTCAGGCAGAAGGCGGGCAGGGCGTTCACCCTGAATGAAGCCCCGCTCAACGGCTATTTCTTCGTCGTCGGCCTTTATATCCTGATTATCGCGCTGCTCATGCTCCAGCCCGATCTGGGCATGAGCGTCGTGGTGACTCTTGTGCTGGGGACGCAGGTCTTTCTTTCCGGCCTGCGCCTGCGCTATCTCGCGCTGATCCTGCTTCTCTCCCCCATCGTTCTGGGCGGCGCCTATCTCGGCTTCGATCACGTCCGCAGCCGCGTGGACCGCTTTTTCAATCCTGAAAGCGGTGACACCTATCAGGTCGATCAGTCTCTGGCCGCCTTCCGCAACGGCGGGCTGACGGGAACCGGGCCAGGGCAGGGTACGGTGAAACTCAACCTGCCCGACGCCCATGCCGACTTCATCTTTCCCGTTGCGGGCGAGGAGTTCGGGATTCTCTTCGTGCTGTTCCTGATCGGGCTGTTCCTCTTTATCGTCCTGCGCGGCTTCAAGCGCCTTCTGCAGGCCGAGGATATGTTTCCCATTCTCGCCGTCGGCGGTCTTTTGACTCTGTTCGGCCTGCAGGCGTTCGTCCATATGGGATCCAGCGTCCACCTCCTGCCTGCCAAGGGCATGACCATGCCCTTCATCAGCTACGGCGGCTCCTCCCTTCTCTCGCTCGGGGCGAGTATGGGCATCGTTCTGGCGCTCTCCCGCAGGCAGGGGAGGATGACGGCTGCGCGTGCAGGCTTGATCCGTTCTTCCTTCGCGGTGCAGGATAAAGGTGAAGAAACCCGCGAGTCCGAAGTATGA
- a CDS encoding UDP-N-acetylmuramoyl-L-alanine--D-glutamate ligase — translation MVKLKTYVNSLPKKKVLVYGLGRSGMSAVKALKKAGAEVVAGDDRPEALQEARKLKIETLDDGRQDFKEFAFIVLSPGVPYTHPEPHRVVKAAQAAGVEVIGDIELFYRSGLTGKTIGVTGTNGKSTTVSLIHHILKANGKATVLGGNIGVPVLDLKVPPGECYSVLEMSSYQIDLCPTFRPDISVVINITSDHLDRHGGIEPYAAVKQKLVDDAHSGYGGGTAIICNDDEYTGRILQAVREKGLRKVIPVSVSGKEQGGVYANEGKLVDAISDQVIEVGVLEDLKTLRGIHNHQNVVCAYAVGRVVGLSPAEIFEAMKTFEGLQHRQHLIRTVNGVSYVNDSKATNPDSAAMALGCHNNIYWIVGGRKKDAGLSGLEIFADRIRHAFLIGESTNEFADWMKKYGIEHTKSRKLVSAIRSAHIMAQEKRGQPGGAGVVLLSPACASFDQFKSFEDRGKKFTRLVHRLGE, via the coding sequence ATGGTCAAGTTAAAGACATACGTAAACTCTCTGCCGAAGAAAAAAGTTCTGGTCTACGGGCTGGGCCGCAGCGGGATGTCCGCCGTGAAGGCTCTTAAAAAAGCCGGAGCGGAAGTTGTCGCGGGTGACGACCGCCCCGAAGCCTTGCAGGAAGCCCGCAAGCTGAAAATCGAAACCCTCGACGACGGGCGTCAGGATTTCAAGGAATTCGCCTTTATCGTACTCTCCCCCGGCGTTCCCTATACCCACCCCGAACCCCATCGCGTCGTCAAGGCCGCGCAGGCCGCGGGCGTCGAGGTCATCGGCGACATTGAGCTCTTCTACCGCTCCGGCCTCACCGGCAAGACCATCGGCGTCACCGGCACCAACGGCAAATCCACGACCGTCAGCCTTATCCATCACATCCTCAAGGCCAACGGCAAAGCCACCGTTCTGGGCGGAAATATCGGCGTCCCCGTTCTCGATCTGAAAGTCCCGCCGGGAGAATGTTATTCGGTTCTGGAAATGTCCTCGTACCAGATCGACCTTTGCCCGACCTTCCGCCCCGACATCTCGGTGGTCATCAACATCACCTCCGACCATCTCGACCGCCACGGCGGGATCGAGCCTTACGCGGCAGTCAAACAGAAACTCGTTGACGATGCCCACAGCGGCTATGGCGGCGGGACGGCAATTATCTGCAACGACGACGAATACACAGGCCGGATTCTCCAAGCCGTCCGCGAAAAGGGGCTCCGTAAGGTCATTCCGGTCTCCGTAAGCGGAAAAGAACAGGGCGGCGTGTACGCCAACGAAGGCAAGCTGGTGGACGCGATATCCGATCAGGTGATCGAGGTGGGAGTCCTGGAGGATTTAAAAACCCTGCGCGGAATCCATAATCATCAGAATGTCGTCTGCGCCTACGCCGTGGGCCGGGTCGTCGGCCTGTCTCCGGCTGAAATCTTCGAGGCGATGAAAACCTTCGAAGGCTTGCAGCACCGCCAGCACCTCATCCGCACCGTCAACGGCGTCTCCTATGTGAATGACAGCAAGGCCACGAACCCCGACTCCGCCGCGATGGCGCTCGGCTGTCATAACAACATTTACTGGATTGTCGGCGGCCGCAAAAAGGACGCGGGCCTTTCGGGGCTGGAGATTTTCGCCGACCGCATCCGCCACGCCTTCCTGATCGGCGAATCCACCAACGAATTTGCGGACTGGATGAAAAAATACGGCATTGAACACACCAAAAGCCGCAAGCTCGTCTCCGCCATCCGTTCCGCGCATATCATGGCGCAGGAAAAGCGCGGCCAGCCCGGCGGGGCAGGGGTCGTGCTTCTGTCCCCGGCCTGCGCGTCTTTCGATCAGTTCAAATCCTTCGAGGATCGCGGGAAGAAATTCACGCGCCTCGTGCATCGGTTGGGGGAGTAG
- the rsmH gene encoding 16S rRNA (cytosine(1402)-N(4))-methyltransferase RsmH, with amino-acid sequence MRAVGASEHAPVMLPEVLRALEPRDGAVYVDGTFGAGGYTRAILEAADCTVIALDRDVSVEKYARNLKEKFGERLIFVRGCFGDVESILQKNGFAKVDGFVLDLGVSSMQLDQRERGFSFRLAGPLDMRMDAASGATAADLVNTMKESDLADVIYKYGEERRSRKIANRIINQRAQKPFETTLELADAVRAVVPRSPKDKSDPATRTFQALRIAVNDELGELERTLAASEKILSPGGRLVVVTFHSLEDSIVKNFIREKSGRTPSGSRHFPEKSPQKADPVFVSLYNKAISPSEEETSFNSRSRSAKLRGAARTPFTDRKDTL; translated from the coding sequence ATGAGAGCGGTAGGCGCAAGCGAACACGCCCCCGTGATGTTGCCCGAAGTGCTGCGGGCGCTCGAACCCCGCGACGGCGCCGTCTATGTCGATGGAACCTTCGGCGCGGGCGGCTACACACGGGCCATTCTGGAAGCGGCGGATTGCACGGTCATCGCCCTTGATCGGGATGTGAGCGTCGAAAAATATGCACGGAACTTGAAGGAAAAATTCGGGGAGCGGTTGATCTTTGTGCGCGGATGCTTCGGTGACGTCGAAAGTATTCTGCAAAAAAACGGTTTCGCGAAGGTGGACGGTTTCGTCCTCGATCTTGGCGTCTCCTCGATGCAACTCGACCAGAGAGAGCGGGGGTTTTCCTTTCGCTTGGCAGGCCCGCTCGATATGCGGATGGATGCCGCGTCCGGTGCTACCGCCGCCGATTTGGTCAACACAATGAAGGAAAGCGACCTCGCAGATGTGATTTATAAATACGGCGAGGAGCGCCGCTCCCGCAAAATCGCTAACCGCATAATCAATCAGCGCGCCCAAAAACCTTTTGAAACGACCCTCGAACTGGCCGATGCCGTCCGCGCCGTCGTTCCGCGTTCGCCCAAAGATAAAAGTGATCCGGCGACCCGCACCTTCCAGGCGCTAAGAATCGCCGTGAACGATGAACTCGGCGAACTTGAGCGCACCCTCGCAGCGTCCGAAAAAATTCTCTCCCCCGGCGGCCGTCTGGTCGTCGTCACCTTCCACTCCCTCGAAGATTCCATCGTCAAGAATTTCATCCGCGAAAAGTCGGGGCGCACACCCTCCGGCTCCCGCCACTTCCCCGAAAAATCCCCGCAAAAAGCCGATCCGGTCTTTGTGTCTCTCTACAACAAGGCCATCAGCCCCTCCGAAGAAGAAACCTCATTCAACTCCCGCTCACGCTCTGCAAAATTGCGGGGCGCCGCCAGAACCCCCTTTACTGACCGAAAGGACACCCTATGA
- a CDS encoding UDP-N-acetylmuramoyl-L-alanyl-D-glutamate--2,6-diaminopimelate ligase, with the protein MSSDIEKNLRETTHRVLSGAFAGITQDSREVKSGYIFAALQGTKVDGRDFIPQALENGATGIIAKTGTKLPEEYKKCPPWNPSPEVRKRLGIEPFERPPHEEFGKSMSRYYKYSEAPRSKSDMGIMLIEADNPHKEFSKWCGTLYFHQPSTIAAVTGTNGKTSTAHFTAQLWKSLGHQSASMGTLGIMKDGKIAASASMTTPDPVTLHKNLAEMAKEGITHLCMEASSHGLEQYRIDGVRIGVAGYTNISRDHLDYHKDMESYLAAKLRLFSEVLRKNSTVVLNADVPEYETLEKTCKDAGHTIISYGQKAETLKLIKSVPNPGGQLLELSIEGKKHTLKLPLVGGFQVMNALCALGLVWAEEKDRLDTLLKALENLQPVPGRLQKIEGPKDVYVDYAHTPDALETVLKALRPHTAGKLICLFGCGGDRDPGKRPIMGEIAARLANRIIVTDDNPRTEKPESIRAAILNGIGKGKPVQDIGDRREAIRTAIKEMKEGDVLLVAGKGHETGQIIGNITTPFDDAQEVRNAMT; encoded by the coding sequence ATGAGCAGTGATATTGAAAAAAACTTAAGGGAAACCACCCATAGGGTTCTCTCTGGCGCGTTTGCGGGTATCACGCAGGACAGCCGTGAGGTCAAGTCGGGTTATATTTTCGCGGCGCTTCAGGGAACAAAGGTCGATGGCCGCGACTTCATACCGCAGGCTTTGGAAAACGGCGCGACGGGCATCATCGCCAAGACGGGAACGAAATTGCCGGAAGAATATAAAAAATGTCCGCCCTGGAACCCGAGTCCGGAAGTACGCAAACGACTTGGCATTGAACCGTTTGAAAGGCCACCCCACGAAGAGTTCGGCAAATCAATGTCACGGTACTACAAATACTCGGAAGCGCCTCGGTCTAAAAGTGATATGGGGATTATGCTAATCGAGGCCGACAATCCGCATAAGGAATTCAGCAAATGGTGCGGAACTCTTTATTTTCATCAACCCTCCACCATCGCCGCCGTCACCGGAACGAACGGCAAGACCTCGACCGCCCATTTCACCGCCCAGCTTTGGAAATCTCTCGGCCATCAATCCGCCAGCATGGGCACGCTCGGCATCATGAAAGACGGAAAGATCGCCGCATCCGCCTCCATGACCACACCCGATCCCGTCACCCTGCATAAAAATCTGGCGGAGATGGCGAAGGAGGGGATTACCCATCTCTGTATGGAAGCCTCCAGCCACGGCCTTGAGCAATACCGCATCGACGGCGTCCGCATCGGCGTCGCGGGCTACACCAACATCTCCCGCGATCATCTGGATTACCACAAGGATATGGAGAGCTACCTCGCCGCGAAGCTGCGCCTCTTTTCCGAAGTGCTGAGAAAGAACAGCACCGTCGTCCTCAATGCCGATGTGCCCGAATACGAAACACTCGAAAAAACCTGCAAGGATGCGGGCCACACCATCATCTCTTATGGGCAGAAAGCAGAAACCCTGAAGTTAATAAAGAGCGTTCCTAATCCCGGCGGTCAGCTTTTGGAGCTTTCAATCGAAGGCAAAAAACACACGCTGAAACTCCCGCTCGTCGGCGGCTTTCAGGTCATGAACGCGCTCTGCGCCCTCGGTCTGGTCTGGGCCGAGGAAAAAGACAGGCTGGACACGCTCTTGAAAGCCCTCGAAAACCTGCAGCCCGTTCCCGGCCGTCTGCAGAAGATCGAAGGTCCGAAAGACGTCTATGTCGATTACGCCCACACGCCCGACGCGCTGGAAACCGTCCTGAAAGCTTTGCGCCCGCACACGGCAGGCAAATTGATCTGCCTCTTCGGCTGCGGGGGGGACCGCGACCCCGGCAAGCGCCCGATCATGGGGGAAATCGCCGCACGCCTCGCAAACAGAATAATTGTGACCGACGACAATCCGCGCACCGAAAAACCCGAATCCATCCGCGCCGCCATTCTCAACGGTATCGGCAAGGGCAAGCCCGTACAGGACATCGGCGACCGCCGCGAAGCCATCCGCACAGCCATAAAGGAAATGAAAGAGGGCGACGTCCTGCTTGTGGCCGGAAAAGGTCATGAAACCGGACAGATTATTGGAAACATCACAACCCCCTTCGACGACGCGCAGGAGGTCCGCAACGCCATGACCTGA
- the mraZ gene encoding division/cell wall cluster transcriptional repressor MraZ, whose translation MALFISTFTNKLDRKGRVSVPAPFRAALGERLHLGVVLFRSHNHPCLEGFEWDRMDEISQRLEHYDLFSDDQDDLATAIFGESVHLQFDGEGRVMLTQDLIEFSGLDDYATFVGLGRKFQIWQPGAFEERKKTARSQVREKRLTIPADREGSP comes from the coding sequence TTGGCGCTCTTTATCTCGACATTCACCAACAAGCTGGACAGGAAGGGCCGCGTCTCCGTCCCCGCGCCGTTCCGCGCCGCGTTGGGAGAGCGCCTGCATCTGGGTGTCGTTCTCTTCCGCTCCCACAACCACCCGTGCCTCGAAGGCTTCGAATGGGATCGCATGGATGAAATCAGCCAGCGTCTTGAGCATTACGATCTCTTTTCCGACGATCAGGACGATCTCGCCACCGCCATCTTCGGCGAAAGCGTGCATCTTCAATTCGACGGCGAGGGGCGCGTGATGCTCACGCAGGATCTGATTGAATTTTCCGGCCTGGACGATTACGCGACCTTTGTCGGGCTGGGCCGCAAGTTTCAGATCTGGCAGCCGGGGGCGTTCGAGGAGCGCAAGAAAACGGCAAGGTCTCAGGTCCGCGAAAAGCGCCTGACGATTCCTGCCGACCGGGAGGGCAGCCCATGA
- a CDS encoding penicillin-binding protein 2, producing the protein MRLRSHRRNIIHLEGEQSAALQLAYGRLILLGGLFALAYLLIAARTIDLMIVQGRHFESTQDSEELSRLARSQDLLDHVRRGNIYDRNGVLLATSLKTPSLYADPELLLDKPKVSKALTEIFPDLKEQETLAKISIPKSRYAWLRPNISPQQQEKILDLGEPGLAFEYADSRIYPQGKMAAHLIGYTGRDGRGLSGIERSAQKTLEQGQDISLTLDVRLQHALRREIETAITEFSAQAGVGVILDAQTGEMLAGVSLPDYDLNANSLYVSDEEKYKEILRNRVTMGVYEFGSVFKIFTTAALLETQDAPLATTFDARKPLKIDGHTINDYHAQKRIMTVPEVFMHSSNIGSAMMAQAVGMDKLKAFLSDLGLMDKPSFDIREVSKPLLPPEPWAGSSLVTVSYGHGISVSALQLCVATATIINGGLQIHPKLILKSGADNIKPQARILSAETSEKMRGLLRLVVTKGTGGKADVPGYYVGGKTGTAEKSGGKKGYNRKSLLSSFIGAFPIDNPRYVVFVMIDEPQGTKKSYGYATGGWVAAPVVARVVTSMAAILGLPSDNYVEAQDISLPLQQYIKPEHPEKKLASNEQ; encoded by the coding sequence ATGAGGCTCAGAAGTCACAGGCGCAACATTATTCATCTGGAGGGCGAGCAAAGCGCGGCGCTCCAACTGGCTTATGGCCGCTTGATCCTGTTGGGCGGGCTATTTGCCCTTGCCTATCTGTTGATCGCCGCCCGCACCATTGATCTCATGATTGTGCAGGGCAGGCACTTTGAATCCACGCAAGACTCCGAGGAACTCTCGCGCCTCGCCCGCTCGCAGGATTTGCTGGATCATGTCCGCCGCGGCAATATTTACGACCGCAACGGCGTCCTGCTGGCGACCAGCCTGAAGACTCCATCGTTGTATGCCGATCCGGAACTCCTTCTTGATAAGCCGAAAGTCTCAAAAGCCCTCACGGAAATTTTCCCTGACCTGAAGGAACAGGAAACACTGGCGAAAATCAGCATTCCCAAATCCCGCTATGCGTGGCTCCGTCCCAACATCTCGCCGCAGCAGCAGGAAAAAATTCTCGATCTCGGCGAACCCGGCCTCGCCTTCGAATACGCTGATAGCCGCATCTACCCGCAGGGAAAAATGGCCGCGCACCTGATCGGCTATACCGGGCGCGACGGGCGCGGCCTCTCCGGCATCGAAAGAAGCGCCCAGAAAACGTTGGAGCAGGGGCAGGACATCAGCCTGACCCTTGATGTCCGGCTTCAGCACGCCCTGCGCCGCGAGATAGAAACAGCCATAACGGAATTCAGCGCACAGGCGGGCGTGGGAGTGATACTCGACGCACAGACGGGCGAAATGCTGGCCGGAGTCTCGCTGCCCGATTACGACCTCAACGCCAACAGCCTGTATGTCTCCGATGAGGAGAAATATAAGGAGATACTGAGAAACCGCGTCACGATGGGGGTCTACGAATTCGGCTCGGTCTTCAAGATTTTCACCACCGCCGCGCTGCTGGAAACGCAGGACGCGCCGCTGGCCACGACCTTCGATGCGCGCAAACCCCTGAAAATCGACGGCCACACGATCAACGACTACCACGCGCAAAAGCGGATCATGACCGTGCCCGAAGTCTTTATGCATTCCTCCAACATCGGCTCGGCCATGATGGCGCAAGCGGTCGGCATGGACAAACTCAAGGCGTTTCTCTCCGACCTCGGCCTGATGGATAAACCCTCTTTCGATATCCGTGAAGTTAGCAAACCTCTGCTCCCGCCCGAACCGTGGGCGGGATCCTCGCTCGTCACCGTTTCTTATGGACACGGGATATCGGTCTCTGCCTTGCAGCTCTGCGTCGCCACCGCCACGATTATCAACGGCGGCCTGCAAATCCACCCGAAGCTGATCCTCAAATCAGGTGCGGACAATATCAAACCACAGGCACGGATCCTCTCGGCGGAAACCTCGGAAAAAATGCGTGGCCTCCTGCGTCTGGTGGTCACAAAGGGCACGGGCGGCAAGGCCGACGTTCCCGGCTATTATGTCGGCGGAAAAACCGGAACTGCGGAAAAAAGCGGCGGCAAGAAGGGCTACAACCGCAAGAGCCTGCTCTCCTCCTTTATCGGCGCGTTTCCCATCGACAACCCGCGCTATGTGGTCTTCGTGATGATCGACGAGCCGCAGGGCACAAAGAAAAGCTACGGCTACGCCACCGGCGGCTGGGTCGCCGCGCCTGTCGTGGCGCGGGTCGTGACCTCCATGGCCGCCATCCTCGGCCTCCCGTCCGATAATTACGTCGAAGCGCAGGATATCAGCCTGCCGCTGCAGCAATACATCAAGCCCGAACACCCGGAGAAGAAACTGGCCTCCAATGAGCAGTGA